The DNA segment AGATACGCCATCCTtgacatcaagatcctcaatcTCCTTCAAAATCTTGCGCTTTTCGTCCTCAAGATTCCCAAACACACTCCTATTAAACTCTTTGAGATCCAACTTCAAAAGTTTGAGTTTCTCTTTAACTTTGGTTATATTGTTGCCCTGCACCTCATAAGATCCCCATTTATCCCTCACCAAATCCTTAAAACCAGGCTCCAGTAGCCATGCATCAATAGATTTGAAAGGTTTTGGGCCCTAATCTTTAATCCAGGATTTCACCACTATTGCACAATGATCCGAAACTTCCCTTGTTTGTACGTATTGCTTGCTCATAGGCCACACTTGGAGCCATTCTTCGGATACCAGAATTCTATCTAGCCTACTTTTTGCGGACCCATCTGCCTTAAACCAAGTGAACTTCTTACCTACAATAGGCAGATCCTCCATAGAATTACTACCAATGAAATCATTAAAGTCCCTGATTTCCTTTTTGTTGCTTGCATTTCGTCTAATACCTTTCCTTTCCGCAGCACACCTGACTGCATTAAAATCTCCGCAACAACACCACACCTTATCCTGATGAATACTTCTAATAGCAGACACAACCTCCCAAATAGAAACCTTCTCACTTGGATTACAAGCAGCATAGACGTTAATTATAATACAAGAACAGTTCGACTTTACATGGTGCCCCACAACAGCAATAAAACCTTTCCCTACAGTATGAGACACATAATGGAAAGCTTCCTTGTGCCACATTGATAACGTGCTTCCAGCCCCATTCACACCATCATTATGCACCCATCCCACCTTATTATCTCCCCACAGAGAAAAGCACCTGCTATCTGAAAACTCAGTTAGTTTTGTTTCTTGCACACACACAAACTCCGCACCCTCCTTACCAATAATATTTCTAAGATATTTAGCCTTCACTCCCCCCCCCCAGCCCTCTGACATTCAGACTGATAACGATCATGGGATACCTCCCCTGTCTCCCTCCATAAAGTTTCTCAAGACTTGGTTGTCCCTATCCTCCAAGGTTTCCATTTCCTTAATTAACATGCCTGCATCCCCAGAACAGGTTGTCCCCAAACGTTTTCCTACTTCCCAAAGCCTAGTAACTTCCGATTGGGTGGCTTCCCTTCTAAGACGATTGTTGCATTCCACAATTTCAGAATCTGACATAGCATAAGTTTTAGAACTTAACCTGGTCGAGTAACTGTTCCCTTGATGAAGAGACCCCAAGCCCCCCTTCGACCTCCACCGCCGCTATAGTGAGGGTCCCCTTCTCCCATAGTGCTCTTAAGTGCCGCACTCTCTCTGGTGTGATACTATCTTCCACCATAGCTCCGCCTTCCATTCCGCAATCAAGGCCTCCTCGTTACCCATTTCACCCTCTGCTTTCTCCACTTCAACCTCGTTGCAATTCGTAGCTACGTCGATTTGAGTTTCTTCCAAACTGGGTTGTGAGAACGCATCTCCTTTATTGCCCACACCCGTACTGGGTTCCTCCTTCGTGCTTTCCGCCGTTGACAAACGCCCAGCGCCGCCCAACTCCTGAGTCTGAGCCAAAACACGATTTGCGTAGTGGCACTCAAGATTCTGAGTGCAACTTCCATTGGTCTGGGCTTCAATGCTAATGGGCCTGGGCCTAGCATTACTTACAGCCTCCACTACCTCTACTAAGCTCACCATCGATTGATGTAGTGCCGCACACGCATCACTGACACGTCTTTGCGTGTCAGACACACAAGTCCTCTCCACTGATACTCCCTGCATACACAGGTCTTTTCTAGTTGAAAATAGCCCACTTTTTTGCTGACAACTTTCGTGTCGTTCTGAACATTCCTTATCCATTGCTTTCGATGCATACGTTGTTGACCTACCCTCTCCTCCCCCAGTTGCCTTCTCCGGTCGCCCATACCTTTCTTCACTACCGTCCTCATCCTCACTGAACTTTTCAGAGACCAACGAGTCTGCCACAAAAGATTCTACTGAGGATGAACTATTAGAGGACCCTTCATTGTGAAAAGCACACTTGCAACAGAAATCTGCTCCACCAGATTTTACTGCCTCCTCAACAACGGTGATGTTATATAGACTCCCATTAGTACGAAAATCCCTGGAAAAGTCTGCTTTACATGACTTTAGCAGCCTAACCTGGCAACGGGCAAATTCCAGGCAGTCCCAAGACAGAGTGGCTTCATCTATCCCCACCACCGTAGCCACTTCCCCCACAACTTTTGATAGGCACTCCTTGCTCCATAGATAGAGCGGGAAACCATAACACCTGACCCACACTCTTTTATACCTTACAACGTCATGCACAAACCAAGGTTTGATTTCTGCGAAAACGCTGTAAAACCACTCCCTATGCAATTTCACCAGCTCTTCCATTCTTCCTTCCGCCTTAGGGGATAATAGAACTTGGTTGTCACCTAAATACTTCGTATTAAACATAGACATCCCTCCCTTAAGGCACTCCTCTCGCATCGTATCAAAGTTAAACTCATCCAACATACAGCCAACCATACTATTGATCAACCAAGGAAGAGACTACACCCTCGTCGTTACACTTGGGCCGCTCCATTGACCTTGTGCTGGTCTTTTCACTGCATCCGCATACGACTTAACGTCAGAACTGTTCTTGGCCATTGCTTCCTTCCCTCCTTTCTCCCTCCACACCTCCTTGTTCTTCctctttatattattatgtgcATCCCCCCCCTCTTGGCTTCATTTCAGCAGAGAAAAACATGCCTCCTTTGCTTCCTAACCCATCTCTTCTATACCTTGGAAGATTAACGTGGAGCTTCATATTTCCAACGAAACTACTGTCCAGGTCTCTCTCCAAGCTCGCAACATTTCTTACACCAAAAAATCTTACAAAACCGAATCTTCTTCCCCATCTATTCCTCCTCCTTGATATGAATATTTCCTTAACCCTAGCCCACTTCTGAAACACTTCCAACATATCACGTTCACCATGACTGTTTGGGAAGTTGGAGAAGAAAAATGTTGTGAAAGAGTTAACATAGGAATGATTCCTCCGCTCCGCATACCCGCTGCTCCGCCATTAAACGTTAACTTACACGCACTGTAACATAATGCAGTTGTGCTGTTAAGATTACACACACTGTAACAGAATTCTCTCCCAATGAATATTCTCTCACTCGAGATAGGATTCTTGTAAGGAAAGTTGGTTACCAGTGGTGACCTAATGGTAtgctataaaaggggcttaaGGTCCCAGGTGAAGGTACGCAATTCTAAATACGCATTTGAATACTTAAACTACTTGTTTcttattgtaccgccctggtagtcggaagtgatgacgtggcaccaaggtacaatataggcgtgttgacaaggtgccagatttgcagaagggaaggaagtcggggggctcgtgaagtcgccagttatgaagttggcgtgctccgatctccagcataccagaaccggcgatcacccagttgaagatgaagtcgccagatgtaaactcaggcgaccaagtgattggagatcgccagaacaggcacatcgccgaagatgaaggtggtgcagattatgaaggcggccggcgagaccatagggaaggtgtacgaaggcaccctaactcgccaattctagtagagatcgcgctcccaagttagctatgcactgggcagtaccatgcataagtaacttagccaaaagagagttagaagcagcgcccaagtcaaggaggctccaaatgatggcacgtgtacgactggatgcgagccacgtgtccaggtctgtaactgccaggagagagaaaatgaccaggtatttaagggtttctcaacgaactttcgaggtacgcacgttcagattatactctttacgcttgcgagttcttgagcatactgagagagaacattgcacggttccttgagagttctacagtgttcttgctcttagtatttggtggttcggtcactgacttgggcgttggagtgcgatcggccgcagcggcgccgctctgttcttttgcaggttctcgaGGTGGATCTTGAATAAGGACGGAGGttagaagcggtgcgcacgtcgatccaagtttgacgaggcaagttccaacattctggtcaacaggcaggatcatcaggcgcccaccgtggggccgtgtaaaacttgttcccatccgcaacgtgagttcttggaggttttcgtaattttctgtgtggttgtgtgctggtgcaaccgtagttcgctgttcatctagttttgtTCGGAGTTTTCGCaatttccaccgttcgtttcgAGTTTTGTTCGGCGAAGTGAAGTTCTTTGCTGTTTAcacgagatttgttcggtgaagtttgagttctttggctcgtttggtttgtcgagggagaagcggtggtttctggtggagttgcaggtttttgtggaggttttctgtgttcttgagtttcttgcggagtttcgcgcaggtctgaccgattgatcgctgagttgatcgtcgctgaaggaagtgttgttcgtcgcattctgtgattcgtcaaatttcatgagaaaaatgagaagcaatcgttcaagtccagttgcgcccgtcgctgctgaaggcgctgccgccatgaccatggcgcagatggtagagattatgcgctcgttgcaggcaactgtggaagcctcgcgcatagaacaggcgagaatgcatgaggacctggccgcctctcgggccaggaatgatgagcttagcaaggtgactgaggagctgcgtcaagctcttcaggagcagcaagggtgtcctgttgctgaagaggtcgcgccatcaacgccgcctcgtgttttccccatgcctttcgttcaggcgattactgacacgcctattcctacgagtgcggtacctgtcaaggctgtttttaccggcgtggaggatcctgaggctcatctcaccacgttccatacgcagatgatgctgtcaggaggttCAGACGtcgtatactgcaagatgttcgtgagcacactccagggaacggcgctggaatggtttgtgagcctgcctaacggtcacattaccaacttccaacagttctcaaagattttcgtcgagcagtacatcgtgaataaggcaccgcccagggtgtcttacgatttgtttgatataaggcaatatcagggagagtccctcagggactacctaaatcgctttggggagcagatggtcagatcgccggctaaagatgaagaaatgctggtctatgcatttaagaagggcgtgctgccggggccattct comes from the Phaseolus vulgaris cultivar G19833 chromosome 8, P. vulgaris v2.0, whole genome shotgun sequence genome and includes:
- the LOC137824711 gene encoding uncharacterized protein, producing MSDSEIVECNNRLRREATQSEVTRLWEVGKRLGTTCSGDAGMLIKEMETLEDRDNQVLRNFMEGDRGDSRCFSLWGDNKVGWVHNDGVNGAGSTLSMWHKEAFHYVSHTVGKGFIAVVGHHVKSNCSCIIINVYAACNPSEKVSIWEVVSAIRSIHQDKVWCCCGDFNAVRCAAERKGIRRNASNKKEIRDFNDFIGSNSMEDLPIVGKKFTWFKADGSAKSRLDRILGPKPFKSIDAWLLEPGFKDLVRDKWGSYEVQGNNITKVKEKLKLLKLDLKEFNRSVFGNLEDEKRKILKEIEDLDVKDGVSDLLEGEKLRRLELVSQQKLVEKKMESLYRQKARSNWYKYGDSNSKFYHTTIGWRRLKNEVKGVELNNQWCEEPEAVRREIKRVFEERFKATPDLGVRLGAVEFRSLPEEVSLKMIEVFSEEEVTEAV